The Panthera leo isolate Ple1 chromosome A3, P.leo_Ple1_pat1.1, whole genome shotgun sequence genome contains the following window.
gcatactctctctccctctctttctctctctctctctcaaaaagaaaagaaaagaaaaaagaagaaaaagaaaatatcggTCCTGTGATGGGAATTTTCGGTCCCATTTCCTACATTACATggcattatatttttatgtgtaacaAGTGGTAACATATTCAATATTAACActcaaaatatactacaattttgtcattttattttaccacTTTTTTTAAGATAGTGGGGTTCTTAGAATATACTAGAAAGTGTTTGGACCTATTGAATTCAAAAGCATTCTTGAACTCGTCAGACCACACATCTCCATTTTGGGGGTCAAACAATCTGGTCGGGCCCATGCAAGACACTCAATGCAAGATGCAATTAGCTGAGTTCAACATACACACAACCTTCCAGGAATATGCTTATTGTGTGAGAGGAAGTCCATAGGGCctctgttctatttatttatttttttcatgtttatttatttatttttgagagagagagaatacaagcaggcaaggagcagagagagagggaggcagaatctgaagcaggctccaggctccaggctccaagctgtcagcacagagcccaacacgggggctcgaactcacgaatccagagatcatgacctgagctgaagtcagacgcttaaccacctgagccacttgGCACCCCCTCTGGTCTATTTCTAATTTCTGTCCCaccacattctttttcttctaggcTCCCAGGATTTGTTCTCCCTCGGCCCTTCCTCCCAacaaaggggtacctgggtataGTGGGAGCAGACAGGGCCGCTGCAGCGCCAGGGGCAATGTGGGCGACAGTCCCTGGGGGCAGGAAACGAGTAATGCCGCTTCTCCTCAGACCAAGACTTGACGAGGTCCACCACCGAGCGGTACCTGGGGAGGCAGAGCAGATGGAAGGCACACTGGCTGGGGAATGGAGGAGCTACCCTGCCGCCACCACCGTGCTCCGTGACCTCATCGAGCGACCGAGAGGACGAAGGGAAAAAGGTCACTCACCGGCCAGAATGGATGGACAGGTTCTGGCCCACGTGTCTCATCAGCTGTGAGGGCCCGTGGGCCCAGATGCACTGGGTGGCCCAGGCCTCGGCAGACCTGGCCAGCCGCTCGTCCCAGACCTGGGGAAAGAAAGGCCATGAACTTCCCTGGGGCCGGGGCACcggtgtgggtggggaggagggggaaccaCTATCCCAGCGGTGTCCTGAGATGGGCATTGTCCTGGTCCTGTTTCTCCTCCATCTGCTTGAAACCCTGTACCAAATCCACTGGACAAATCAGAAAACTAAGAGTCAGAGAAGGCCTATGATGTCAAGGTCAACAGCAAGTCCACACCAGAGCCAAGATCCACCCTGACCTCCCACTCCTCGTCTGGTACCCACCCCAACTCCCGCCTCTGGACTTCAGGCTGGGGGCTCTCGGCTCTGAGCGGGCTCTGTGGTGTTTGTGCGGGAGTTCCTAGCAGTCCCTGGAAGTGACTGAGCCCAGGGTGATGGGGAGGGAActggtttattattttatttattgtatttttaaaatgtgtttattttaacattaagCATTTTGAgttcaaaaggttttttttcctgaatagtGAAAACACGCACAAATTTAATATGTGAGATGCCTAAAGGAGGAAAAGTAGAAAGtttcccatctttttttattttttatttttttttaacgtttatttatttttgagacagagagagacagagcatgaacgggggagggtcagagagagagggagacacagaatctgaaacaggctccaggctctgagcggtcagcacagagcccgacgcagggctcaaactcacggaccgcgagatcgtgacctgagctgaagtcggacgcttaaccgactgagccacccaggcgccccgaaagtttCTCATCTTAATCCTCGACTTCCTCCCCCACCTGTCCTGCCCCATAGAGGCATCCTCCTCCAGAAACACTCTATACCTGTACAagtatatatacatgaatatatatgcatacatataattatataagtatatgtaaaatatatgattatatataatacatataattatataagtatataaaattacataagtgtatataaatatataattgtatttaatataaaagttataCATTTTGTTGACAAATGGCAGCTAACCAGACCTTCTATCAGGTTCCTGGCTGCTTTTGCTCAACCAAACAGGTTATCTTAGTGGCTATTCCACATCAACACATAAAGAATaacgccctcctccctcccaacaGCTTCATAATTTTCCAATGTGTGACTGCTGCAAGTTTTATAACTTGAAAAAGgaccacttttaaaaaaaaataccagtttcCTTCCACTCTGACTTCCTAGGATTCTCTGAGatactattcattcattcatcatattTGTTCACTCAGCAAATACTGAACAATATTTCTAGGCACCCAGAACTGACAGTCTAGCAAGGAAATGAGACATTAAACAATCATTACGATCCCGGTGGGTGTGAGCATGTGAAACAGGCGACAGGAACTTTTGGGGAGGCTGTGGGAGAGAAAGGATTCCTTGGGCAAAGGATACTTAGTCAGATGCCTGTCCTGCGGGCAGAAGGCAGCTAGTGAAGAAGTCACAGGGATAGCAAGAGAGGGGTCCAAACATGTTTCCAGGGTTGTCCAACTGATACTCTTCGGGAATGCAGAGGAATGTTTCCTTCGTGCACCAAAGGGGTAAAACGAGGGAAATGCATGCTAACATCAAACCCACATTCACTGACCCTGCTGGGGTCCATGGTGAGCTGTTTCACTCTCTCTGTTCCACCACGCATGCAACAATTAAACACTCGTTGGGATGAGTGCCTTACACACACGCTGGTGCACAATAAATGTGTCATTGTTTGAAAAACGGAGGACCTTCCGTGTGCCAGCCCCTGTGCTAATAAACGAATGAGTCAgtcaatgaacaaataaatgactcCCCCACCTCTAGCTGCTTGCCGTTCTGGTTCCTATCCCCGCCCTTCCCCAACACCTTATGCCTACTTGACATTGTATTACCCATTTGTTATGTTGTGgatgtttgttttctatcatccCCATGAGGGAAGACACCTTTTCCATCCTGTTCTCAGCATCTCCATGAGGCTTAGCGTACTGCCTACCTCTGAGCAGCGGTTACTACCTAAGTGAATGGACACATTGCAAAAGCATAGGGATTTTCAGGCTGTTGAGAAGCACATGTTTGTCTTGGAGCGGGGAGACTGGCCATCTCTTTCTGTAAAGAAATCTGTGGGTGGGCTAGAAGCCTATCTCTCCAGGCTGGTTTGAGACAAAGGTCCTGGGGGAGGGACTGTGATAAAGAGAAAggtcccctcctccactctgagAGTCTGGCTTCTTCGGGGCTGGGGTGACAGCCGCTGGTCCTGCCTCCTTAAGGGAACATCTCTCAGCTTCTGCAGCTGCTCAGCTGCCAGTTTTCTTCAGCTTGAGACCCCAGGTACCCGTCCCCGCTGCTCCAAACTCTCCCCCCACAGGCCTGCTGAGTACAGTCTGTGAGTGTCCATCAGACCCCTGCCGCAAAGAGACAATAGCATGGACCGCTCCAGCCACCCACCCCCTGCAGACCCCAGCAGGGAGCCAAAATCCTTGGGCAAGGTATTGTGTTGGTTAAGACCACAACCTTTCGCAGCAGGCTGACCTGGGTTAGAATCCCAACCAGATGACCTTTGGCAAATCTCTGCCTCTCGGTTTCTTTATTTGGATAAAGGAGACTGCAATCTCCACGTCGAAGGCAGAGGAGAACCCTCAGGGTTATGTGTAGGTGAGGTGCAGGCACACAGTGGATGCCCCATAAACAGCAGTCTGCTGACCCCACTTCCCAAGACAACCTGTGCGCATGGCCTTAGTGtcctcatctatcaaatgggGAGAGGAATTCCTGCCCTTTGCACAGGACCCAGACACCGAGATACTGGCTAGTGGGGCCAGGCTGGCAAGTGGTCCAGCCCTTCCAGAACACACTGAGTTGACTGACATTTGCTGGAAAGGGCACAGGGGAAGGCACGGGAACTCACCATATACTCCATGTTGGCCGCAGGTGGGTGCACACTGGCCCGGATGTGGTTGTGATAATCCAGTAAGGCACTCATGTCCCGGGCAGAGATGTGGCGCTTCCGCCGGTAGCGGGGCACCCCCAGGCCACTCAGGGGCCACACGGCTGTGCCCTCGGTCCGGGCCAGTGCCAGGGTGGCATTGGGCATCAAGGCGTTCACTGCCTGGCCTGCCCAGAAGAGCAGGCCTGCCAGGCCCACGGTGCTGGGCAGCAGGGGCATAGCTGGCTGGAAGGGTCACGTGTCACCTCGTGCAGTCAGCGCCGGCTGCCTGGAGGGGGTGGGCATGAGGGCACCAAACCCTGAGCGTTCTCCAGCACTGCCACCCTGAGGGTGCTAACTAACCCATGGGAACTTGGCAAAGATCTCCTGACTCAGCTCTAGTCCTGATGCCCCCACaccctgtcctccccaccccagtggACTCAGTGGATCAGGCGATGGAGGGAAATGCCCGGACAGCAGCTAATCCTGATCAGGCCGTGTGATACAGATGGAGCTAGCATCAAAGCCAGGGTCCCATCCCACGAGCCCAGGAGACAGACACCTGTCCTCTCCAGCCCGGACACCCTCTTCACCAATCCTGCTCCAAGTGGGCTCCATCGATGCCCTCAGAGGGCAGGGCCAACCTTCCCCGGGGCATTCTGCCAGGCCCTGTCATCCCTGAATTGCTGTGTTTTGGGGGTTGAGAGTGAGACACAGGAAGAATCGGGTGGcagaggagatggaggaggatgaggcagagaaaaagagaagcagagaggaagaaaaacgAGAAGAGACCCAAGAGTCGTctgaaaaaaagatacagagaacagcGATGAAGGAAACTGGAAGGTGGAAAGATaaggagagaatgggagacagtgacgggggaaaaagagaaagagcatgggagagacagaagcagagggaaaaatTCTGACAGgggaaagaagaacagagaagaCGAGGGAGAAAACAGTTAAAGAGAAGACAGCCAGAGAGAGGCGTGCGTGCGGGCGACCACGCAGCAGGCTTCCCAGGGGCGCGTACCCAGGCCGGGCAGCCCAGGCGGGTTGCAGCGGGCGTCGAGGAGGCAGGGACCTCTGCAGACACCCTGGCCCGCCTGGCAGCGCCGCGACTTTAACGGTCCCCTGGGAGCTGATGGCATCTGACGTCCGggccccacagccccctccccttccagccAGGCCAGGCTTGGACCGAGGCTCCGCCTGCCCGTTTGTGGGCTTTCCTCTCCCGCCCTCTGGCGCCTCTGCTCTTCCTGCTTCCACCTGGGGTGTgcagggctgggctgagctgcTGGTTGGGGTAGGGATGTGACAATGGCAGGGACTCCAGGAGGAAATAGCACCCCTACCTTAGAAACCCCAGATACAGAGGCTTTTCTCTGCCTTCTAGACCCCAACATTAAGGCCACCTTGCTTTGGGAGAGTATTCTTTGTTTTCCCTACGAAGCCGTCCAGCCTCAGAGTAGGCAATTAACTTGGTCCCAtctaatgagcacctactatatgccaggcctGGGCTGAGTGCTTTACACACACAAGTTCAGCCAACCCTCAGAAGCAGATACTATAGCTCCCCATTtaacaggtgaagaaactgagcccaAGAGATGAAGGGACGAGCCCAAAGCCAAGCCAGCCGTCTGTAATAGAGACAAGATTTAAATCCAagtctgaccccagagccctgTTAGTATGTAAAAAGGATGCCATTTTCtgggtttctttgtttctaaggatgctatttttttttaaaccaaaccaACATCGAAGCCCAGAGAAAGAGCCCAGGAGGATGTTCACTAGCATGCCACTCGAACGGAGCACCATGCAGCCTAATGAATTAAGCGAtggatctgggttcaaatccccatTATTTCGCTCACTAACTGGGtgtccttgagcaagttactcagTCATTCTGtgcctcgtctgtaaaatgggagtaataacgGTACCTACCTTCTAGCACTGTTGTGAAgataaaacaaattaacattgTGGAGCGCTCAGAACTATGCCGGTACACAGCGTGTGctctgtgcgtgtgcgtgtgcgtgtgtgtatgtgtgtgcatgcacgtatgcgtgtgtgtgtgtgcttgcacaGACACATGCACCAGCATGCAGATGTCTACACaggcatgtgcacgtgtgtgttgtCAAAGCCCCTTTGGTCTCTGAGTTGCTGTATTTCTAGGTTAAGACAGGAGTTTAATTTCTCCTCTCTGATTACTTGTATTCTTCACAAATAACAAGCAACACTTTTGTAATGGAGACGGTAGACTTACAGGAAAGAGGTTCTATAAAAACACCCAAAGTCGAAGCATTTGTGAGCCTTCAGCCTCCTCTTCCAGTGACCTCTAGAATCCCCAGAACTCAGTGTCGGGGTCCCCAGCTGAGCCAGGTGGCAATGGAGCGCTGGGGGCTGGGGTTCTCCCCAGACACATGGCATTCCCGCCCTCGGCAGCCACCCAGCCTCAGCCTCCCGGCCCAGACCGTGCCTGCTGCCAAAGCACACATCTTCCTGCCGGAGTGGCTGCCTGCTGGAcgctgggggaggtggggcaggccGAGGCAGTGAGGGCTGGGGGTGCTGGCCCTGTCCGGGACAGGCTTTCACCACCGTGCCAGAAAGACAAGGGGGCTGGGCTCCAATCTagccccatctctgcctccagaGTGCTGTGTGTCCTGAGGTAAGGTCCtatccttctctgggcctcagatgtCCCATGAAAAAAGCTGGACTGAGGGCTTACCCGCCTATGGCAGGCTGGGACCCACGGCACCCAGGGGGAACTCTGCAGCCCAGGGTAGGCACACGCGAACAGCCTTGGCCCTTACAGACCCAGGAGCGCCAACGATTATGCCCCCCTCTGTCAGCACGCTCAACGGACCTTCTTCTATGGTTTGCACACGAGTGGAGCTTCACATCCATAGTTCACTGCTTTTCACAGCAGCCTTTGAGGCAGTAACCCCACCCATGGCAcagctggggagactgaggcacacagagccTCAGGGACTTGTCCTAGGGCCAGGAGCTTATTTGTGTGGTAATGGGGACTCTGCAGTGAACATCCCCACACATTTACAGAATGCACATGCCTCCCCTGGGCACACACCACACGCACCTGCAGATACACACTCCCGCAAGCGCATCCTCCTCCTACAAACCACAGAGACGGCTCAATTCCCCATCCCCTTAGATCCTTTCTACTGTGCCCCCTCCGGTGCCCTTGCATAAATATACAGGAACTCACCCTTTACACATTTAATCCTGTGAAAACATATAAGCCAACCATACTTGCTCCTATCTCAGTGCTCGGCACTATTTTAAGCACTTACTTGGATGAGCTCATTGAATCTTCAGAAAAACTCTATCAGGTAGGTACTAATATTGTCATCATATCCACTTTTATATGCACATGGCAGCTAAGTCACAAAGAGGTGAGTCACTTGCCTGGGGTCCCACATCCAGTGGATGGCAGAGATGGGTCAGGTGCCCGGGCAGGCTGGCCACGCTGCCTCcgcacagagacacagacagacagctCCACATACAAAAGCATCATCTCCtaccacacacattcacacatccACAGAAACCCAGAAAATTGCACCGGGTAAACACACAGCAACACCCCCAGGCCACTCCACCAGGTGGGAACGTCTCTGCTGTCCTCCTGGTCTGAACCTGTTCCCGCGCCCCCTTCGGCAGGTTTTCAGGAGATCAAAACggtaggggtggggcaggaaatAACCAGGGATGGCCCAGATTATCGTCCTGGGTCGGGATCTCATTTTAGGGTAAGAACACCTTCTCACCTCTGGATTTTACCAGCTGGATTCAGCTACTACGTCACCCTCCTTCCTGTCGGAATTCTCTCCGGGTTTGGGCAAGCAAAGGGAAATTCTTCCAGAGAGTAGTCGTATTTGAGGCAGTAGGGCTCAGTGGCTACCAGCACGGCTCTGGATCTAGACACTTAGGTTCGTGGCTTACCATCTGTGCGAtggtgggcaagttacttaacctttctgtgccccaatttcctcatctataaaatggggctgcCTCACAGCactgttgtgaggataaaatgagttaGCACATCTGAAGACACTTGACACAGAGTAAGCGGTCAATATACGGTAGCCCTAAGAGCAGCTAACAACAGTAGCAACAGCCGTCAACCGTGATTAGCACATACTAGGTGCCGGGCACTAAATGCTTTAGGGGCCTGATCTTATCTAAGCAGGGCTCCAGTTTCTTGGGTGAGGTATCAGAATCCCCATTCTATAGACTAGGAAGTGAAaactcagagaggtcaagtaatttgcccaagttcacacagctagtgcCAGTGGAAACTGGATTCCAGAGCCAGGTCTCTGATCCCTCACCCTGTAAAGTT
Protein-coding sequences here:
- the R3HDML gene encoding peptidase inhibitor R3HDML; translated protein: MPLLPSTVGLAGLLFWAGQAVNALMPNATLALARTEGTAVWPLSGLGVPRYRRKRHISARDMSALLDYHNHIRASVHPPAANMEYMVWDERLARSAEAWATQCIWAHGPSQLMRHVGQNLSIHSGRYRSVVDLVKSWSEEKRHYSFPAPRDCRPHCPWRCSGPVCSHYTQMVWASSNRLGCALHTCGSINVWGNTWRQAVYLVCNYAIKGNWIGEAPYKMGRPCSACPPSYQGTCSSNMCFSGLKSNKLLWF